Proteins from one Bradyrhizobium amphicarpaeae genomic window:
- a CDS encoding DsbA family protein has protein sequence MIITRRAFNTMLSLTGLAAVAGLSPLRFISEAFAQSAADVAKPVSLPDMALGPNDAAVTITEYASMTCPHCAAFNEQVFPKIKKEYIDTGKVRYIFREFPLDIKAAAGSMLSRCIAKDDAPKYFAVTDMLFRQQNDWVVKNTTETLTRIGKQAGLTQQQVEACLKDQALLDKIAADQKYASDVLKVDSTPTFFINGEKIKGEASFEEFAKKINPLLKS, from the coding sequence GTGATCATCACCCGCCGCGCCTTCAATACGATGCTGTCGCTGACCGGGCTTGCCGCGGTCGCCGGGCTCTCGCCGCTCCGGTTCATCTCCGAGGCATTCGCTCAATCGGCCGCCGACGTCGCCAAGCCGGTGTCGCTGCCCGACATGGCGCTCGGCCCCAACGACGCCGCCGTCACCATCACCGAATACGCCTCGATGACCTGCCCGCACTGCGCCGCCTTCAACGAGCAGGTGTTCCCGAAGATCAAGAAGGAATACATCGACACCGGCAAGGTGCGTTACATCTTCCGCGAGTTCCCGCTCGACATCAAAGCCGCCGCCGGCTCGATGCTGTCGCGCTGCATCGCCAAGGACGACGCGCCGAAATATTTCGCGGTCACCGACATGCTGTTCCGCCAGCAGAACGACTGGGTGGTGAAGAACACCACCGAGACCCTGACGCGGATCGGCAAGCAGGCCGGCCTCACCCAGCAGCAGGTCGAGGCCTGCCTGAAGGACCAGGCGTTGCTCGACAAGATCGCCGCCGACCAGAAATATGCCAGCGACGTTCTGAAGGTGGATTCGACGCCGACCTTCTTCATCAACGGCGAGAAGATCAAGGGCGAGGCCTCGTTCGAGGAGTTCGCCAAGAAGATCAATCCGCTGCTGAAGAGCTGA
- a CDS encoding small ribosomal subunit Rsm22 family protein → MTISPTLPAELKAALDGKLQGFSRTDAAQRSQKISTTYRAGGGSGTIKSDADALAYALARMPATYAAVAASLNALTGIAPDFTPETLLDVGAGPGTASWAAAEAFPSLQDFTLLDANATLSRLALELARDSTRLAECRYLPGDAGANLAEVSQADLVVASYVIGELTEGDQRKLAEAMWTKARHALVVIEPGTPAGYARILALRQQLIALGAFVAAPCPYEKPCPLTAPDWCHFSQRLPRLQAHRQIKGADVPFEDERFIYVALTRTPPASRAGRVLAPPDVGKAEIAAKLCTEGGVAITRVPRRDKAAYAGARRWRWGDAVLSES, encoded by the coding sequence ATGACGATATCGCCCACTCTCCCCGCCGAACTAAAAGCCGCCCTCGACGGCAAGCTCCAGGGCTTTTCGCGCACCGACGCCGCGCAGCGCTCGCAAAAGATCTCGACGACATATCGCGCCGGCGGCGGCTCCGGCACGATCAAGTCGGACGCCGATGCGCTCGCCTACGCGCTCGCGCGCATGCCGGCCACCTACGCGGCGGTGGCCGCGAGCCTGAATGCACTCACCGGGATCGCACCTGACTTCACTCCGGAAACGCTGCTCGACGTCGGCGCAGGCCCGGGCACCGCGAGCTGGGCCGCCGCGGAGGCCTTCCCCTCGCTGCAGGATTTCACCCTGCTCGATGCCAACGCCACACTGAGCCGGCTCGCGCTCGAACTGGCGCGCGACAGCACACGTCTCGCGGAATGCCGCTATCTGCCTGGCGATGCCGGTGCGAACCTCGCGGAAGTGTCGCAAGCCGATCTCGTCGTCGCCAGCTACGTCATCGGCGAGCTCACCGAAGGAGATCAGCGCAAGCTAGCAGAAGCGATGTGGACGAAAGCGCGTCACGCGCTGGTCGTGATCGAGCCCGGCACGCCCGCGGGCTACGCGCGCATCCTCGCGCTGCGCCAGCAACTGATTGCGCTGGGTGCCTTCGTCGCCGCCCCATGCCCATACGAAAAGCCTTGCCCCCTCACCGCACCCGACTGGTGCCACTTCTCCCAGCGCCTGCCGCGCTTGCAGGCCCATCGCCAGATCAAGGGCGCCGACGTGCCATTCGAGGACGAACGCTTCATCTACGTCGCCCTGACCCGCACGCCGCCCGCGAGCCGGGCCGGCCGCGTGCTGGCGCCGCCGGATGTCGGCAAGGCCGAGATCGCGGCGAAGCTCTGTACCGAGGGCGGCGTCGCCATCACGAGGGTGCCTCGCCGTGACAAGGCTGCCTATGCTGGGGCGCGCCGCTGGCGCTGGGGTGACGCTGTTCTGTCCGAAAGTTAA
- a CDS encoding LemA family protein: MSTGWIVLGVIVVLVFLAFTAYNRLVALSQRVSQAFADIDVQLKQRHDLIPNLVETVKGYASHERGTLDDVIKARNSAMSAQGPAQVSAAENQLSGALGRLIALSEAYPDLKANANFQQLASELSDLENKIAASRRFFNNAVQEYNTGIQQMPAALFAGMFGFTKKDFFDLGASRTEVEAAPQVKF; encoded by the coding sequence ATGTCGACCGGCTGGATCGTTCTCGGCGTCATCGTCGTTCTCGTGTTCCTGGCGTTCACCGCCTACAACCGCCTGGTGGCGCTGAGCCAGCGCGTCAGCCAGGCCTTTGCCGATATCGACGTACAGCTCAAGCAGCGCCACGATCTGATCCCGAACCTCGTCGAGACGGTGAAGGGCTATGCCTCGCATGAGCGCGGCACGCTCGACGACGTCATCAAGGCGCGCAATTCGGCGATGTCGGCGCAGGGTCCGGCGCAGGTGTCCGCGGCCGAGAACCAGCTCTCCGGCGCGCTCGGCCGGCTGATCGCGCTGTCGGAGGCCTATCCGGACCTCAAGGCCAACGCCAACTTCCAGCAGCTCGCATCCGAGCTGTCCGACCTCGAGAACAAGATCGCGGCGAGCCGCCGCTTCTTCAACAACGCGGTCCAGGAATACAACACCGGCATCCAACAGATGCCGGCCGCCTTGTTCGCCGGCATGTTCGGCTTCACCAAAAAGGACTTCTTCGATCTCGGGGCGAGCCGCACCGAGGTCGAGGCGGCGCCGCAGGTAAAGTTCTGA
- the smc gene encoding chromosome segregation protein SMC, giving the protein MKITRLRLHGFKSFVEPTDFVIEPGLTGVVGPNGCGKSNLVEALRWAMGETSYKSLRAADMDAVIFAGSGNRPARNHAEVTMTIDNADRTAPAAMNDSQLLEISRRIEREAGSVYRINGRDVRARDVQILFADAATGARSPALVHQGKIGEIIQAKPEQRRRVLEDAAGVAGLHARRHEAELRLKAAETNLTRVEDVIGQLAGQMEGLKKQARQAVRYREVAAKVRKAEATLFHLRWIGAHADVNESGQTHDLAVREMAERTQHQAEAARIQAIRAAEMPALRDAEARAAAGLQRLTNARELLDREEERAKERVAELERRLAQFEGDISRAQQQTMDADVALQRLDTEDSELKEEIKSRVEKRSGVDERVGEAEAVLTETEQQFAELTTALADLTAKRNQLEANVRTHRDKLARLDQEIANVAAEEQKLAAETGGFGDLDELTALVETAEETLAASEAAAQASEAAHVAARQTLESSRSPLVEADKRAQRLETEARTISKILNGETKNLWPPIIDGITVDKGFEKAIGAALGDDLDAPIDPSAPMRWTNVGHTDGDPELPAGAVPLANHVQAPAELTRRLAQIGVVPRERGAELVSQLKTGQRLVSPEGDVWRWDGFVAAAHAPTGAARRLAERARLVDIENELEQARIDAQIKRQALENAESELQMAASTEGASREAWRAAQRELNVARERHATAEREISRHAARKATLSEAHSRLAADRAEAEAAYEYAEAGISELPSSEDTETRLAAVRSDIEGHRRMAAQVRAEAQALAREAELADRRVQAILAERTEWQNRKESAASHIDTIQARIAELTIERSDLENAPQVFAEKRSALITEIEYAENDRRMAADALATAETLMAETDRAAKLTLEALSSSREATARAEERMEGARRRLEDIEREIRDMLEVEPQAVAGLAEIEPGAELPPLHDIEEDLEKMRRDRERLGAVNLRAEEELREVETQHNSLVTERDDLVEAIKRLRQGIQSLNKEARERLLTSFEVVNNHFKRLFVELFGGGEAALHLIESDDPLEAGLEIIAKPPGKKPQTLSLLSGGEQALTAMALIFAVFLTNPSPICVLDEVDAPLDDHNVERYCNLLHEMTGSTDTRFIIITHNPITMARMNRLFGVTMAERGVSQLVSVSLSEAVDILDQNVA; this is encoded by the coding sequence ATGAAAATCACCCGCCTGCGCCTTCACGGTTTCAAGTCCTTCGTCGAGCCCACGGACTTCGTCATCGAGCCCGGCCTGACCGGCGTGGTCGGTCCCAACGGCTGCGGCAAGTCGAATCTCGTCGAAGCGCTGCGCTGGGCGATGGGTGAAACCTCCTACAAGTCGCTGCGCGCCGCCGACATGGATGCGGTGATCTTCGCGGGCTCCGGGAACCGTCCCGCACGCAACCACGCCGAAGTGACGATGACGATCGACAATGCCGATCGCACCGCGCCGGCGGCGATGAACGACAGCCAGTTGCTCGAAATCTCCCGCCGCATCGAGCGCGAAGCCGGCTCGGTCTATCGTATTAACGGCCGCGACGTGCGCGCGCGCGACGTGCAGATCCTGTTCGCTGACGCCGCTACCGGCGCACGCTCGCCCGCCCTCGTCCACCAGGGCAAGATCGGCGAGATCATCCAGGCCAAGCCCGAGCAGCGCCGCCGCGTGCTGGAAGACGCCGCAGGCGTCGCCGGTCTGCACGCCCGCCGCCACGAGGCCGAGCTGCGGCTGAAGGCGGCAGAAACCAACCTCACCCGTGTCGAAGACGTGATCGGCCAGCTCGCAGGGCAAATGGAAGGCCTGAAGAAGCAGGCCCGCCAGGCCGTGCGCTATCGCGAGGTCGCGGCCAAGGTCCGCAAGGCGGAAGCCACCCTGTTTCATCTGCGCTGGATCGGCGCCCACGCCGACGTCAACGAATCCGGCCAGACCCATGATCTCGCGGTGCGCGAGATGGCCGAGCGCACCCAGCACCAGGCCGAGGCCGCCCGCATCCAGGCGATCCGCGCCGCGGAGATGCCGGCGCTGCGCGATGCCGAAGCGCGCGCCGCTGCTGGCTTGCAGCGTCTCACCAATGCCCGGGAGTTGCTCGACCGCGAGGAGGAGCGCGCCAAAGAGCGCGTCGCCGAGCTCGAGCGCCGCCTCGCCCAGTTCGAAGGCGACATCTCCCGCGCCCAGCAGCAGACCATGGACGCCGACGTCGCGCTGCAGCGGCTCGACACCGAAGATTCCGAGCTGAAGGAAGAGATCAAGTCGCGCGTCGAGAAGCGCTCCGGCGTCGACGAGCGCGTCGGCGAAGCCGAGGCGGTGCTGACCGAAACCGAGCAGCAATTCGCCGAGCTCACCACCGCGCTCGCCGACCTCACCGCCAAGCGCAACCAGCTCGAAGCCAACGTCCGCACCCATCGCGACAAGCTGGCCCGGCTCGACCAGGAGATCGCGAACGTCGCGGCCGAAGAGCAGAAGCTTGCCGCCGAGACCGGCGGCTTCGGCGATCTCGACGAGCTGACCGCTCTGGTCGAAACCGCGGAAGAGACGCTCGCGGCTTCCGAAGCCGCAGCGCAGGCCAGCGAAGCCGCGCACGTCGCGGCGCGCCAGACGCTGGAATCGTCGCGCTCGCCGCTGGTCGAGGCCGACAAGCGCGCGCAGCGGCTCGAAACCGAGGCGCGCACGATCTCCAAGATCCTCAACGGCGAGACCAAGAATCTGTGGCCGCCGATCATCGACGGCATCACCGTCGACAAGGGTTTTGAGAAGGCGATCGGCGCCGCGCTCGGCGACGATCTCGATGCGCCGATCGACCCGTCGGCGCCGATGCGCTGGACCAATGTCGGCCACACCGACGGCGATCCGGAGCTGCCCGCGGGCGCCGTGCCGCTCGCCAATCATGTGCAGGCGCCGGCCGAGCTGACGCGCCGTCTGGCCCAGATCGGCGTGGTGCCACGCGAGCGCGGCGCCGAGCTGGTGTCGCAACTCAAGACCGGCCAGCGGCTGGTCTCGCCCGAAGGCGACGTCTGGCGCTGGGACGGCTTTGTCGCCGCAGCCCATGCCCCGACCGGTGCCGCGCGGCGCCTGGCCGAGCGCGCCCGCCTCGTCGACATCGAGAACGAGCTGGAGCAGGCCCGCATCGACGCACAGATCAAGCGTCAGGCGCTGGAGAACGCCGAGTCCGAATTGCAGATGGCGGCCAGCACCGAAGGTGCCAGCCGCGAAGCCTGGCGCGCCGCGCAGCGCGAGCTCAATGTCGCGCGCGAGCGTCACGCCACCGCCGAGCGCGAGATCAGCCGCCACGCAGCGCGCAAGGCAACGCTGTCGGAAGCGCACAGCCGTCTCGCCGCCGACCGCGCCGAGGCCGAGGCCGCCTACGAATATGCCGAAGCCGGCATCTCCGAGCTGCCGTCGAGCGAGGACACCGAGACCCGCCTCGCGGCGGTCCGCAGCGACATCGAAGGCCATCGCCGCATGGCGGCTCAGGTCCGCGCCGAGGCGCAGGCGCTGGCGCGCGAAGCCGAGCTCGCCGACCGCCGCGTCCAGGCGATCCTGGCCGAACGCACCGAGTGGCAGAACCGCAAGGAGAGCGCGGCCTCCCACATCGACACCATCCAGGCCCGCATCGCCGAGCTCACGATCGAGCGCAGCGATCTCGAAAACGCGCCGCAAGTGTTCGCCGAGAAGCGCAGCGCACTGATCACCGAGATCGAATACGCCGAGAACGACCGCCGCATGGCCGCCGACGCGCTTGCCACCGCGGAAACGCTGATGGCTGAAACGGACCGTGCCGCGAAGCTGACGCTCGAGGCGCTCTCCAGTTCCCGCGAGGCGACAGCCCGCGCGGAGGAGCGCATGGAAGGCGCGCGGCGCCGGCTCGAGGACATCGAGCGCGAGATCCGCGACATGCTGGAAGTCGAGCCGCAGGCCGTTGCAGGTCTGGCCGAGATCGAGCCCGGCGCGGAGCTGCCGCCGCTGCACGATATCGAGGAAGACCTCGAAAAGATGCGCCGCGACCGCGAGCGCCTCGGCGCAGTCAATCTGCGCGCCGAGGAAGAGCTGCGCGAGGTCGAGACCCAGCACAACAGTCTGGTCACCGAGCGCGACGATCTGGTCGAAGCCATCAAGCGTCTGCGCCAGGGCATCCAGAGCCTCAACAAGGAGGCGCGCGAGCGGCTCCTGACCTCGTTCGAGGTCGTCAACAACCACTTCAAGCGCCTGTTCGTCGAGCTGTTCGGCGGCGGCGAGGCCGCGCTGCACCTGATCGAGAGCGACGACCCGCTGGAAGCCGGCCTTGAGATCATCGCAAAGCCACCGGGCAAGAAGCCGCAGACGCTGTCGCTGCTTTCGGGTGGCGAGCAGGCGCTGACCGCGATGGCGCTGATCTTCGCGGTATTCCTCACCAACCCCTCGCCGATCTGTGTGCTGGACGAAGTCGACGCGCCGCTCGACGACCACAACGTCGAACGGTACTGCAACCTGCTGCACGAGATGACCGGCTCGACCGACACCCGCTTCATCATCATCACGCACAACCCGATCACCATGGCGCGGATGAACCGGCTGTTCGGCGTCACCATGGCCGAGCGCGGCGTCTCGCAGCTGGTGTCGGTGAGCCTGTCCGAGGCGGTGGACATTCTCGACCAGAACGTGGCGTGA